Below is a genomic region from Muntiacus reevesi chromosome 19, mMunRee1.1, whole genome shotgun sequence.
ttgttggatcatggagaaagcaaggaagttccagaaaacatctatttctgcttcactgaccacactaaagactttgtgtggattacaacaaacagtggaaaaattcttagagaccttggctgtctcctgagaaacctgcatgcaggtcaagaagcaacagttaggactggtcatggaacagcagactggtccAAAATTGGGAAGGAGTACGACAatgttgtatgttgtcaccctgcttaattaacttatatgcagagtacattccaggctggatgactcacaagctggaatcaagattgctgggagaaatatcaacaacatcagatatgcagatgataccactcgaatggcagaaagtgaagaggaactaaagagcttcttgatgagggtgagaaaggagagtgaaaaagcagggttaaaactcaacattcagaaaactaagatcatggcaaccagacccatcacttcacggtaaatagaggggggaaaagtggaagaagtgacagattttattttcttgggcaaaatcactgcagatggtgactgcggccatgaaattaaaagacactttctccttggaagaaaatatatgacaaacctagacagcatattaaaaagcagagacatcactttgccaacaaaggtctgtatagtgaaagctatggtttttccagtagtcatatatggatttgagatttggaccataaagaaggctgaggctgaagaactgatgctttccatttgtggtgctggagaattcttgagagtcccttagactgcaggagatctaaccagtcagtcctaaaggaagtcaaccctgaatatgcactgAATGGACtattgttgaagctgaagcttcaaaatgttggccacctgatgtgaagagctgactcattggaaaagactctgaaagattgaaggcaaaatgagaaggggacagcagaggataagatggttagatagcatcaccaactcaacggacatgaatttgagcaaacttcaggagatagtggaggacagaggagactggtgggctacagtccatgggatcagagaaagtcagacctgacttagtgactgaacaacaacaagcacaTAGGAGAGGCCTAGGAAAACTGAGTAATTTGGCAGCATTCCTGAAGCTCTCAACTTAAATGCCATCCTCAGCTAAAGACAGAAGATGTTGAGGATGGGGGAAAGTCAGTTATGAGAGGTTACCAGGAAAAGCACAACACATAAGGGTAACATTGTTACACAGATTTGTCTTTTCCATAAATTTCTAGAGATTTGGTCATCCTTCCttgtactgaaaaaaaaagatgctcttaAAACTGTAAACATTTCTTACAAAAGGGCAACTCCCTTCCCATGTCTGCTCTTTCTCAAAAATAATCAGCTTAAAACTTTATGCCAAAGAGACACATTAGGATGGCAAATTCTACTCCTCTATTCTCCTAAGGTGTTAGCTTGCTTCAAAATCTAGTGATGTACTCAGTCTTCTTTAGGTGACATATTTTAGCTTGAACTAGTTTTTATGATTGAAACCTTTAAATACAGAATATCAGTACTCCAatgttaattaaaatagaaagttcTAACTGCAAATGAGAATaaaggttcattcattcattcaacaaatatgaagCACTCCCTTAATAGCCAGTGGATTGTTATCATTAGTCCCCAGGACCCTCTTTCAATCCCCACCCAAGACCCTGGGAGCTTATTCTACCCAGAGAGAGGGTATCCTTACCTCCAGGTGAGTTCCTTTGGGTGGAGGATTGCTCAGCATCATTAAGCTGACTTTGTAGCTCTTCTACCCACTGGAAAGCATCCAGCTTCACACTATGCTCATGGGCAAGCCGGCTTCTCACCTGAGTGGAAAAGTGCTTGAGAAGCAGAAATGCTTTTGGGAAGCAGAACTGTTCCATCAGTTCACTGTGAAGGGTGGGGTAGGGGGATTGACAGGGAGAGTGTGGGACCAAAGCTATCCcaggaatataaaaaaaatttctggtCAGGCTCAACTGAGCCTTGTGAAAATCAGCAGCACCAGGAACGTCAAGAACTTAATCAGTGAGGAACAGAGGCAGCCCTTGGAACACTTTATCCCCTTACAATAGAAGTTTACTCACAAAAGTTATCTTTTATCAGAGGAgaagcagggaggggagaggaaccaGTTCACAGAGGACCTTGTAGGCCAAGCCCCAGTGCCTGTGGGACCCCTGCATGGCTTCAAGCAAAGATTTGATCTCTCTCCCAGACCTCTAAGTTCAACTAATCATCTGCAGGGAATGCACTGAGCACCATCTCCAGGCCTGACACAAGGCCCACATCCAGAAGACAACTTCATGTTTGCTCTCCCCTTGCACCCGTGACCCAGAGTCCGTTGGTCAGAGAGTCTCTATGTCCAAAGTGACTTGTCTGCATAGATCacaggcatttttttctttttaaatttatttcttatcatctcctaattgtttttaattatgaaaaagtaATAGTGTAACAGGTTGAATAGTGTCTCAGGGACACTGTCAGGGACACCTGGAACCTCAAAATGttaccttatttgaaaatagtttttgTAGACGTGAGTAAGATGAAGTCATACTAGATTAAAGGGAGGGCCCTAAATCGAATGCTGATGAATTCATAAACAGTGCAGCgagcacaaatgcacacacagagagattTAGGGAAGAAGGCCGGATGGAGAAATGCAGCTGCCCGTGGAGGGACACCGGGGACTGTGGGCAGCCGCCAGCAGCCAGGGGAGCCACGGAGCAGGTTCTGCCTGAGCCGCCTGGAGGGacccacaccttgatttcagactctgGCCTCCTGAACTGTGAGAGGTTacatttttaatccttttttggtcatttattttgtaaaattcccCTTACTGACTTCCTTCATTTAACCTGATTTCTGTTTCCTAATATATCTGGGGAATTAATTGACTTATTTGTTCAATGAATATGTGTGAAACACCTGCCCAAGAAAgtactgttttggtttttttatttctccttttgtgttgAATTTCATTCTGTGGTCTCTTTTGTTGGAACTTGCATTAGTCCACATgtacattatttccttttttttttttttctgctgtggGGTATATTGAAGAACATACTGGGTCTGGAAACCACTTCagcctttccttttttatttctacaaTTCCAGAAACACCATGAATAAAATTCCCTTACAATAATACTTGCTGCTTTTCCAGATTACttgtcaggattttctaaaagaTCCCTCCTAGCTCAAAGATTAGAGCCATGTGGAAATATGCTTTCCAAGTGGGTGACAAAGATGCCAAGATTCTGGGCCTCATGGCACTCAAGCCATCATCTTTGCTCACAAGCAGCCTGAACAATCACCCAGGTATAGATATTTCCATTTCCCTGCTGTTCCTGGGAGTGACCAAGGTAAGGAACACTGCTGTGGAGGCAAGAGAGGTGTGGAGAGGACAAGAAGGAAACCACTCTGGCCGGTGCGTCCTGACTTGCTACCTCTCACTGGAGTTACCTGTCGGAGCTCTCTCTGAATTTTCTTCTGCTGCAGCTGGCCCAGTTTAGAAGCCCTCTTGGCATCTTCAGTAAGGAGCTGCAGGTGCTGTTCCTTTTGCTCCACATCCTTTAAGAGCTTCTCCATGCTGGAGGCTTTCATTAAATCCAGCTGCTGCCTGTGGAGAGCTTCCTGGGTCACTCTGTGTTCTAACTCTTTCAGCAACTGTGCCTGCGGCAGGAAACAgccaaaggaaaggagaaaggcacATGGTCTTTCTCAGCAGAGGGAATGACACGTTGGCCAACACAACTGTCCCCTCAGTTAAAACCCAGGGGCAGAATCGTGTGACATGTACCTGGGTTCAGGCACTACGTTCCAGCCATTCTCTCCTGTCTTGTGCCAACCAGCAGCAAGACCGAACAGTCATATCTACTATAGACCGCATCTGCGTGTCGCTACACCTTTATCACGTGATAGCAATGGAAGGGCTAGACCTGGGGAGAATGGGGCGATGCAATACGTACAGAGAGTGGGCAAAGGAGGCACTAATCTTGCCTCTGTTCTGACTTCTAGAAAAGTCTGGGAAAAGCCAGGTTGCAGATGGTTGAAAACAGCAGTAATAATTTGGTTCTGTTCTGAAATTTTTCTAATCAACAGTTACCAGAAGGTTGATCCTTActtataatattatgttaataATGAGGATTAATATTTGTAGGGTGACCTCACATAATCATACATCATAGCTCACTGGCACACCATAATGGAGGAATTAGGGTCCAAAAGGAACAGATTATATTTTATGTCTTAAAATACGCCCAGGCTGTTTCCTAGGCTGTTATTTAAACTCAGCTGTTGTCTCTCTAAACCTAAggtctctgcttcatttatgcTCAGAGGGTTGGCACAGTTATTAAGagcttagattttaaaaagtctttattttggtGCCAGTTCTTTAGAGCAGCAGTAACGTCTGAAATTAAGATTTAGTGTGGGTCACCAGGAAAGGAACCAAGACTCTCTGCTTGGGGCATAATGCTGATGGCTGGACCACACTCATAGAAAACATTCTTGGAGCATGAAAGGAAGGTGTTAGAGGCAGAGATTCAGACCCCCAGATGCTCTCTGGGTAAAAAAATACtcagagaaacacagagagagagagagagagtgatcaATCTTAGATATGAGCAGTATTTCACCATTTTAGCCAAGTATGAATAACAACAAAAGCCTTTTGGCCATGCCCCTGATCTCTGGGCtgaaaggagggagaagggaagctGGGGTCCAGGCCCTCTTTCTCCAGCAGTGCCGTCGGCCCAGCTTCACACTGCGGCACTCTGGTGACTGCTACAGGCAGCTCAGTGCCGCGTCTCCTGGCCAGAACGTGTTcacagagagggaggaagaggggttCTGAGCTCAATACCTGATTCTCCTGCTGCCTACACATCTTCACATTGTCCGCCTGAGCCCTAGCCAGGGCCTGCCTTAGAGCCAATAGCTGTTGACGAAATAAAACCACTTCTTGTTCGGCCATTAGCTTGATGTTCAAACACTCTTTTTTAGTTTGCACAGCTTCCTGTGAACATCCCAAACACAGTAAGGTAGGATATGAGTTTCCTTTCCACATTTTCAGTTTCACAAGCAGTCTCTGAACCATCATCCATCATTCTTTGAAATTTCTGGAAGCATAGAGCTCCCACTGGCCACTGACTCCTTAATTTCCAAAAGTTAAGAACAGTGTGACAGATCAGAGTAAATAAAGACTTTCGGAAACAGTAAGTCAAAGTTTCCAAACCACTACTGATATGTGCTTTAGTTTCAATTTTCCTTAAAACAGATTTTCAACTTACTGTTACTGCATTTCCCACTGATAATCATGTTTGAAACCCAAAGATTTGCAGTGCTTTGACAAAGTTTGCCAACTCCATCTTTTCCCTTTCCTTGTGCTAAACTCTCTGATCTGTCCTCTCATTTGTTCTTTGCCATTTGCTTCTGGCTCTTTCCTATTCCTCCCCAGGCTCTGATATTCCCAGTTCCCAGGAAATCCGCAACTGTCAGATTCTTTAGGGTGGTCCGTGGGTCTTGCTCCCTGACACCAGCGCGGCAGCTGCATCCAGGGAGGCCAGTGCCACCCTTCCCCCTGGCTGGGCGGGGCCTCCCTCCCGCAGCGCTCACCTTCTCAGCCCTGCTCAGCTGGCCCCGGAAGTGTGCCTGCCGCGCCACCAGCCTCCAATGGCCCAGACTCCTCAGCTTGCGCACCAGGGCAGCCAGGTCGCAGTTGTCCTGCTCCAAGGCCTGCAGCTGCTCCTGCTTAGAAGgctcaatttcagaaaaggcTGCCCCCAGCACTTTTCTCAGGAAGGACATAAATCCTAACGTCAGAAACGTGCCTTCCAAAAGATGAGACAATTGTGCAGTGGGCCCCAGTGCCCTTTTAAAACGCCtgacacaggctttctctgggaAACAGAACAGGAATGCAACCCAAGCAAGCGGCAGGGTCAGACGCTAGAATGAAGTGCTGATACCCCACTCTTAGGTGAAATCACATACTTTGGctggattttctttcatttcttcgtCAGGCCTGGCAGAGCCCCACTTCTTCTTTAGGCTTTTCATGTTGTCAATCCCTTCTGTTCTTACTTCGCCGATGAGCTCACACACTTTCTGGATCAAATTAAGCTGATTCTCATCCAACTTCTCCTGCAAAGTGCAGACTCAGGTTTAGGAAGGGCAGTTGAGGAAGAGTCATTCTGCCTTCTAAAACTCAACTTTTAGGAATGATTTCACATTGAAACGTCATTGCCAAACAATTACTCCATCGGGTTTTGTCTGAAAGTGTCACTTGTGGCCCCTTTAGTCCTTTAGTGTTGTCCTCAACCTGCAGGGCTTCATCATCTGCACATCTTAGAGCCTGTGGTTGTCAGACACCAAGGAGGCAGAAGAATGGGAGTCACAGGTGGAAAAGCAAATCACCCTCCCATTCCCCCTcaccagaaacacacacaaaggGTTACTTGGGAATTTGAACCTAGGGATTTTTGCTATGAGGTTTACTCAGCAGAATCTGAGCAGATAAAACACTTTCTATGAGCCACTAACAAGGAACTCCATTAAAATAGACACATTAGAGGAAGGAATCAGGCCGGCTGCCTTCCTCTCTAGGCTCCAGCAGAAATCTCATCAAACAGCCCGTTCATTCTGAGTGGCTGTGGCTAACAGCTTATGGTGAAACAGTTTGCTCACTGCTTAGTACAACTTGAAGACCCAGAATCCTTGGGTAAGGAGTGACTGTGGGGTGTCCTGTCACTTCTGAACCACTTCCCTGGAGGGGAAACAGGAGGTTAGTGCCAGGAGACAGAGCAGAAAGCTTGGCTAGTGACCACACAGCAAAAGCTTCACCACCTCCTTGGGACCCTGGGGTTAAACAGGGATTCCTTACCTCCAGGGCCTTGTGCAACTAGTTGAGCCTGAGACAAGTAGAGAATTTCTTGTCTTGGAATCTGACAGAAGCTAAAAGGAAcctaagaaatttttttaaacaatttcacACCTGAAAGATGGCTTAGTAAATTCTAGACTTCACTGTCTGCTTACACTTCGCTGCAGTGCCACGCCCAATGCAAGTTGGTTTGGATTCCTTAAAATTTGTAAGCACTTTATGGACACTTCACAGTAAGAAGCGATGTTCAGTCGTCTCTGGAATAACCAGATAAAGGCAGAGAGGCTCAGTGGAAACTCCTCTCAATGGAACACGTCCAGGAACCACCCTGGAATCCCCTGGGAGGAGGGAGTAATGGAAGGACCCACATGCGGCTAGCTCTGGGGAACGTCTGATAGCAGGGAAGGGGGCAGATTTGGGGGAGGTATGGCTGTACTGAAATTCTCACTTGTGGGGCAGCTGGACCAGGCTCCATAATGCCCTGTTTTAGGCATGGGTCTCCATCTTACAGCTGCTCAGAAGTCATAAGACAGTGATAGGCTTCCACAGTGCTGTGGGCACATGTGCACCCATCACTCCTCTTCTGAGTGGACCTTTACCGACAGGTCGACAGTTCCCTGACACTGTATATGTCCAGCTAGTGGGAGTTTTGAGGGTtgtaaaattttcaaaagctGATTCAAATTCTGAATCTGCCCAGTGAGCTCCTAGGAGGTAGCTGTTGCTACCTACATTGGGGCTTGGCCTGGCCCAGAGCACTGCCTTCTCCTATTTTAGATGGTCATTCAGTAGACAAAAGAGTAACATAAAACTGTTGGGGTTTGGGAGAAGAACTCCCCCTTGCCTCAACAGCAATCAGATGGTAACAATGCAGTAGAGtgagaaaaatagcaaatatctaaattatttaaaattcagtgtcTCTTTTGGTAAAATAACGACCTCCCATCGCTGACTCACTTTCTTCAGTGAGAGCCTAGAGCTGGAGCATCCTTGGACCCAACAATCTCTTGTCACAAAGCCCACTCTGTTATTGACCCCTCTGtatagccaccatggaagtcAGGGACACCTGGGTCTCCATGGGACTGTCCAGACATCCCACCCAGGTCACTTACTTTGATGTGCAAACATGTCACAAACAAAGCTTGGACTAATGCTTCATATTCTTCTTGGACCTCTTTTCTAATTTGCTTTTTGAGATTTAGATTCTCCTCCTCCAAATCCGTGAGTCGGGCTCTCAGGGCAGTGATTTCCATGA
It encodes:
- the LOC136150869 gene encoding coiled-coil domain-containing protein 162-like; this encodes MELYGTDILYPSMKAIAKRMGKEDEFEESLITSQSILPPKGASEIEIKTQQLQKLLENLEIHMIQEVLRKVNKEITLVVSEKSKEQHTLPTDLWKHQVMEENFSIIRPQIVENFVQRLLENYQDGGLEVTFRKDHLEACLLSLGCDVMARERSNFESYSMCYEHILEHVRQKLCQKEQELDIIRRGQSPPEDKAGQVGQVAELSHNMIMEITALRARLTDLEEENLNLKKQIRKEVQEEYEALVQALFVTCLHIKRRLNIASYCEVSIKCLQILRNPNQLALGVALQRSEKLDENQLNLIQKVCELIGEVRTEGIDNMKSLKKKWGSARPDEEMKENPAKQEQLQALEQDNCDLAALVRKLRSLGHWRLVARQAHFRGQLSRAEKEAVQTKKECLNIKLMAEQEVVLFRQQLLALRQALARAQADNVKMCRQQENQAQLLKELEHRVTQEALHRQQLDLMKASSMEKLLKDVEQKEQHLQLLTEDAKRASKLGQLQQKKIQRELRQVRSRLAHEHSVKLDAFQWVEELQSQLNDAEQSSTQRNSPGGLMSQAHYSLSSASTSSRYTQQHLLKTQLMGSKITRIQRPKTVPIKHKKGTDHVFLPNVADTIQLSAFQV